In one Vanessa tameamea isolate UH-Manoa-2023 chromosome 12, ilVanTame1 primary haplotype, whole genome shotgun sequence genomic region, the following are encoded:
- the Twin gene encoding CCR4-NOT transcription complex subunit 6-like isoform X3 translates to MCYNVLCDKYATRQMYGYCPSWALEWDYRKKGILDEIRHYSADIISLQEVETDQFYNFFLPELKQDGYDGIFSPKSRAKTMSESERKYVDGCAIFFRSAKFSLVKEHLIEFNQLAMANSEGSDNMLNRVMPKDNIGLAALLKTKEAAWENGIPTDSSTLAQPIVVCTAHIHWDPEFCDVKLIQTMMLSNELRSILDDSARTLRLSGMKDNVQLLLCGDFNSLPDSGVVEFLSAGRVSADHRDFKELGYATSLRRMPGSEHEFTHNFKLASAYSEDIMPYTNYTFDFKGIIDYIFYSKQSMTPLGLLGPLSQDWFREHKVVGCPHPHIPSDHFPLLVELEMCPSSSSNSNGLIGRR, encoded by the exons ATGTGTTACAATGTTCTGTGCGACAAATACGCGACAAGACAGATGTACGGATACTGCCCTAGCTGGGCGCTCGAGTGGGACTACAGGAAGAAGGGCATACTCGACGAGATAAGACATTATTCAGCGGACATCATCAGCTTACAG GAAGTGGAAACGGATCAgttctacaatttttttctcCCGGAGCTGAAACAAGACGGCTACGACGGTATATTTTCCCCAAAATCACGCGCAAAAACAATGTCCGAATCAGAACGGAAATACGTTGACGGTTGCGCCATCTTCTTTAGATCTGCTAA attctCATTAGTAAAGGAACATCTAATCGAATTTAATCAACTCGCAATGGCGAATAGCGAAGGTTCGGATAACATGTTGAACCGAGTGATGCCGAAAGACAACATTGGTCTAGCCGCGCTATTAAAGACCAAGGAAGCGGCGTGGGAAAACG GTATACCAACAGACTCATCAACGCTCGCACAACCAATAGTAGTGTGCACCGCACACATACATTGGGACCCAGAATTCTGTGACGTTAAATTGATACAAACTATGATGCTCAGTAATGAACTGAGATCCATTTTAGACGATTCCGCGAGAACTCTTCGCCTGTCGGGAATGAAGGACAATGTGCAGCTATTGCTGTGTGGGGACTTTAACTCTCTGCCAGATAGTG GAGTTGTCGAGTTTCTATCGGCGGGTCGAGTGTCCGCGGATCATCGGGATTTCAAAGAATTGGGTTACGCGACGTCGTTAAGACGTATGCCCGGTTCGGAACATGAATTCACGCACAACTTCAAACTGGCCTCGGCCTACAGTGAAGACATCATGCCCTACACTAATTACAC ATTCGACTTCAAAGGCATCATCGACTACATCTTCTACAGCAAGCAGTCGATGACTCCCCTGGGGCTCCTGGGCCCGCTGTCGCAGGACTGGTTCCGCGAGCACAAGGTGGTCGGCTGTCCCCACCCGCACATACCCTCAG